The Eurosta solidaginis isolate ZX-2024a chromosome 4, ASM4086904v1, whole genome shotgun sequence genome includes a window with the following:
- the LOC137251090 gene encoding abscission/NoCut checkpoint regulator isoform X1 — MSCFGCSKKYGLFTKEHGCPNCGYSYCIKCLKRPMPVPKHAGKVLNVCVICYDKLSKQQATEKVIDVEALPGTLVTKPKGRRNTPADNPLVAAAAALLEDDPPPDLGKVLAPINSTSTTAAAASNANSNTDNDEIEGNLDSVITKRLKDLKTNENRGIDDEIRTRLTNLNGMPQKDYSKKDILLSLDQRTDQQKVQDLLAQFLDEGQIDRQVENERIDSITDIERRLKALREQPIDDASGSSNLMAAANLRDNSPDTNTPSDNEDDETVLKAIMEKYLAESRLPAPPSDLETELTSDIPGPPGNLRADELEELPFCNICNEDAVCRCKGCEGELFCAQCWREVHDDDEEYRAHEKVVYSAPPKFKENHF, encoded by the exons ATGTCCTGCTTTGGGTGCAGCAAAAAGTATGGACTCTTCACAAAGGAG CATGGCTGTCCTAATTGTGGCTATTCCTACTGCATTAAGTGCCTCAAACGTCCAATGCCAGTGCCAAAGCACGCAGGGAAAGTATTAAACGTATGTGTAATATGCTATGACAAACTTTCCAAGCAGCAAGCTACTGAGAAGGTGATTGATGTCGAAGCATTGCCGGGAACGTTGGTAACGAAACCAAAGGGAAGAAGAAATACGCCAGCAGATAATCCATTGGTGGCAGCAGCAGCGGCATTGCTTGA AGACGATCCACCACCAGATTTGGGTAAAGTTTTAGCGCCAATTAACAGTACTAGTACCACAGCTGCTGCAGCATCAAACGCAAATTCCAATACTGATAATGATGAAATTGAAGGCAATCTAGATAGTGTGATAACAAAACGTCTAAAAGATCTTAAAACAAATGAAAATCGTGGCATTGATGATGAAATACGCACACGTCTAACAAATTTGAATGGCATGCCACAAAAAGATTACTCCAAAAAGGATATATTACTGTCTTTAGATCAGCGCACGGACCAACAGAAAGTGCAAGATCTTTTAGCGCAATTCTTAGATGAAGGCCAAATTGATAGACAAGTAGAAAACGAGCGTATTGACTCGATCACGGATATTGAACGACGTTTGAAAGCGCTGAGAGAGCAACCAATTGATGATGCAAGTGGTAGCAGCAACTTAATGGCAGCAGCAAACCTTAGAGATAACTCACCAGATACTAATACACCAAGCGATAATGAAGATGATGAAACTGTGCTGAAGGCCATTATGGAAAAG TATTTGGCTGAATCACGCCTGCCAGCGCCACCCTCAGATTTAGAAACTGAATTGACCTCTGATATACCTGGTCCTCCAGGTAATTTACGTGCCGATGAACTTGAGGAGCTACCATTTTGTAATATTTGCAATGAAGATGCTGTCTGCCGTTGTAAAGGCTGTGAAGGTGAACTTTTTTGTGCTCAATGTTGGCGTGAGGTACACGATGATGATGAGGAGTATCGTGCGCATGAAAAGGTTGTATATTCTGCACCACCGAAATTTAAAGAGAACCATTTCTAG
- the LOC137251089 gene encoding tRNA-queuosine alpha-mannosyltransferase, whose product MSKPTILIIEPFFGGSHKQLIDTIIECLNVYDYEIFSLPAKKWHWRARTGALYFSQIIPAEHEYKVIFTSSVLNLAELLGVRPDLVGCKKIVYFHENQLVYPVREVKERDCQYGLNQILTCLAADNIIFNSNFNRTSFLDSIMPFLSIQPDFKLKHIREKIEKKCEVLYYPIKFHAFPNKRLMIGGAEPSLTSLMSDKDCLHLVWPHRWEHDKNPKLLVEVLLELNKRQVDFKVTICGENYQAAPESFDGLQDKLGAKLVNFGFLPRDKYIKTLLSGDVVISTAGHEFYGVAMLEATYCGCMPIAPNKLVYPEIYPKENLYNTSNQLIKMLYNWCRNPELFRRQRDTFFEYFTFDRYSAQHLVPKFLEKLRI is encoded by the exons ATGTCGAAGCCAACGATATTGATCATAGAACCGTTCTTTGGTGGGAGTCACAAGCAGCTGATAGATACAATTATTGAAT GTTTAAACGTTTACGACTATGAAATATTCAGTCTTCCAGCAAAGAAATGGCATTGGCGTGCGCGTACCGGTGCTCTCTATTTCTCACAAATCATACCAGCGGAACATGAATACAAAGTAATCTTCACCAGTTCTGTATTGAATTTAGCGGAGCTTTTGGGTGTACGTCCAGATTTAGTAGgctgtaaaaaaattgtttacttcCATGAAAATCAGTTAGTTTATCCAGTGCGTGAGGTGAAAGAGCGCGATTGTCAATATGGCTTGAACCAAATATTAACTTG CCTTGCAGCCGACAATATTATATTTAATTCGAATTTTAATCGAACTTCTTTCTTGGATAGCATTATGCCGTTTCTTAGCATACAACCAGATTTTAAACTGAAGCATATACGTGAGAAGATTGAAAAAAAATGTGAAGTGTTATATTATCCTATAAAATTTCATGCCTTCCCCAATAAACGACTGATGATCGGTGGTGCTGAACCATCGCTAACTTCGCTAATGAGTGATAAGGACTGTTTGCATTTAGTTTGGCCACATCGCTGGGAGCATGACAAAAATCCTAAATTGTTGGTAGAGGTATTATTGGAGCTAAATAAACGGCAAGTTGACTTTAAAGTAACAATATGTGGTGAGAACTATCAGGCGGCACCGGAGTCCTTTGATGGCTTACAGGATAAATTAGGTGCAAAGTtggtaaattttggttttttaccgcgtgataaatatataaaaactttGCTATCTGGCGATGTTGTAATTTCAACAGCAGGACACGAATTTTACGGCGTGGCTAT GCTAGAAGCAACATATTGTGGGTGCATGCCAATAGCGCCTAATAAACTTGTATATCCTGAAATATATCCCAAAGAGAATCTCTATAACACCTCCAATCAGCTTATCAAAATGCTATACAATTGGTGTCGCAATCCAGAGCTATTTAGACGGCAAAGAGATACATTTTTCGAATATTTTACATTCGATCGCTATTCAGCTCAACATTTAGTGCCTAAATTCCTAGAGAAATTACGTATTTAA
- the Sras gene encoding CAAX prenyl protease 2, producing MNNSSEDIYSQNAIGSPPQQLPHIPIVTSVSCCLILSIIYVASLYIWSSQHNRDHPATVKRRFFSVFIVMLIAPLFVYKFSSPALLERASFAELLGLRWQRLFTAILIPYLLTMLLFLGPLCVQMQNESLKTYVDPAFWLDSFQNILWIRNHVMAPLSEEFVFRACMMPLILQSFSPLTSVFITPLFFGTAHIHHIGERLSLGMELKTAIVISCFQLTYTTIFGFYSSFLFARTGHFIAPFLVHAFCNHMGLPDVQDLWQQHLVRRIIFIICYFAGLIGWIILLPIATQPSLYSNNLYWNN from the exons ATGAATAATAGCAGTGAAGATATTTATAGCCAAAACGCTATTGGCTCCCCACCCCAACAACTGCCGCACATTCCAATCGTGACCTCAGTGAGTTGCTGCCTCATACTCTCTATAATTTATGTTGCAAGTTTATATATTTGGAGTTCTCAACACAATCGTGATCACCCGGCAACGGTTAAGCGGCGTTTCTTTAGCGTTTTTATTGTAATGCTAATAGCGCCtttatttgtatataaattttcatCACCTGCATTATTAGAACGTGCATCGTTTGCCGAACTCTTGGGTTTACGTTGGCAGCGGCTTTTTACAGCTATTTTAATACCGTATTTATTGACAATGTTATTGTTTCTTGGACCGTTATGTGTACAAATGCAAAATGAGAGCTTAAAAACATATGTCG ATCCAGCATTTTGGTTAGATTCGTTTCAAAATATACTTTGGATACGCAATCACGTTATGGCGCCACTCAGTGAAGAATTTGTTTTCCGTGCTTGCATGATGCCATTGATACTACAAAGTTTTTCACCCTTAACATCAGTTTTTATAACGCCGCTTTTCTTTGGCACTGCACATATACATCATATTGGCGAACGGCTCAGCTTGGGCATGGAGCTTAAGACTGCTATAGTAATTTCTT GCTTCCAACTAACTTACACTACAATTTTTGGTTTTTACTCCTCCTTTTTATTTGCGCGTACTGGGCATTTTATCGCACCATTTCTGGTGCATGCATTTTGTAATCATATGGGCTTACCTGATGTTCAAGATTTATGGCAACAGCATTTAGTGCGTCgtataattttcataatttgCTATTTCGCTGGTTTAATTGGTTGGATCATACTACTGCCAATAGCTACACAACCTTCATTGTACTCCAATAATTTGTACTGGAATAATTAG
- the ScsbetaG gene encoding succinate--CoA ligase [GDP-forming] subunit beta, mitochondrial, producing MFPLLRATAGCSTTPTRVCRDVKTAHLQQLRHLNLLECNSKELLQKYGVAIQEFKILENSPTDAQLINKFECPEYVVKAQILAGGRGKGVFDTGFKGGVHLTKQKDEVLALTNKMIGHHLITKQTPKSGILVKKVMVARSVNITRETYLSIVLDREHNGPVLIASPAGGMDIEVVAEKTPEKIKTVPLDLDKPIPQQKLIEVARFLEFKEPASMQRAAGEIQKLFELFKAVDATQIEINPLAETDNGEVISVDAKLNFDDNAEYRQKEIFAMHTAEEDTDPREIEAAKNNLNYVAMDGNIGCLVNGAGLAMATMDIIKLNGGVPANFLDVGGGVKENQVLKAFQIVTSDPKVKAILVNVFGGIVNCATIANGVVAASNTLNLQVPLIVRLEGTNVDAARKILKDSGLAIQTATDLDDAALKAVAALN from the exons ATGTTTCCTTTGTTACGTGCTACTGCCGGCTGCTCTACTACCCCCACACGCGTCTGCCGTGATGTTAAG ACTGCACATTTACAACAACTGCGCCATTTGAATTTGCTAGAATGTAACAGCAAAGAACTGCTTCAAAAGTATGGTGTCGCTATTCAGGAGTTCAAAATCCTTGAAAATTCACCTACCGATGCGCAGCTTATCAACAAATTTG AATGTCCTGAGTATGTGGTGAAGGCACAGATATTAGCAGGCGGTCGTggtaaaggcgttttcgatacCGGCTTTAAAGGAGGTGTACATCTTACGAAACA aaaagatgaAGTCCTTGCGCTAACAAATAAAATGATCGGTCATCATCTAATTACCAAACAAACTCCAAAATCTGGTATATTAGTTAAGAAAGTGATGGTGGCACGTAGTGTAAATATAACACGTGAAACATATTTGTCAATTGTTTTGGATCGTGAGCATAATGGTCCAGTTCTCATTGCCTCACCGGCTGGTGGCATGGATATTGAAGTGGTCGCCGAAAAAACTCCAGAGAAAATTAAGACTGTACCTTTAGATCTTGACAAACCAATACCCCAGCAAAAACTCATCGAAGTAGCACGATTTCTAGAGTTCAAAGAACCAGCGAGCATGCAACGTGCTGCAGGTGAAATACAAAAGCTCTTTGAACTTTTCAAAGCTGTTGATGCGACACAAATAGAAATCAATCCATTAGCTGAAACTGACAACGGTGAGGTGATCTCTGTTGATGCTAAACTAAATTTTGACGATAATGCTGAATATCGTCAAAAAGAGATTTTTGCAATGCACACTGCCGAAGAGGATACAGATCCACGTGAAATTGAAGCCGCTAAAAATAATCTCAATTATGTAGCAATGGATGGAAATATAGGTTGTTTGGTGAATGGTGCTGGTCTCGCTATGGCCACAATGGATATAATTAAATTGAATGGTGGTGTACCGGCCAACTTCTTGGACGTTGGCGGTGGCGTTAAGGAAAATCAAGTGCTGAAAGCTTTCCAAATTGTCACATCTGATCCGAAAGTTAAAGCTATACTTGTTAATGTATTTGGCGGTATTGTAAATTGTGCTACGATTGCAAATGGTGTTGTAGCTGCATCGAATACTCTCAATCTTCAGGTACCACTTATTGTGCGCTTGGAGGGTACAAATGTTGATGCAGCACGTAAAATATTAAAAGATTCCGGATTAGCCATACAAACAGCGACTGATTTAGATGATGCAGCTCTTAAGGCGGTCGCTGCGTTGAATTGA
- the Grx3 gene encoding glutaredoxin 3, which translates to MTNSGAVVAVKSAEEYNTLINAEKTTVVLFTADWAEQCKHVQDALEELAKILSNKLQFASIVAENFPEISMKHQIEAVPTIIFFTKGTAIERVDGVNVAEITAKCKKLGGSVAGESLEERLKALTHKAALMVFMKGDRNAPRCGFSRKLIEILNETGLPYETFDILNDEEVRQGLKTYSDWPTYPQIYVKGELIGGLDIIVELKSSNELEAALRG; encoded by the exons ATGACCAACAGTGGTGCAGTTGTAGCAGTAAAAAGTGCTGAGGAGTACAATACACTGATTAA TGCGGAGAAGACTACTGTTGTACTTTTCACAGCTGACTGGGCCGAGCAGTGCAAACATGTACAGGACGCGCTTGAAGAGCTAGCCAAGATTTTGAGCAATAAATTACAATTTGCCAGTATAGTGGCTGAAAATTTTCCGGAGATTTCTATGAAGCACCAG ATTGAAGCTGTACCCACAATTATCTTCTTTACCAAAGGCACAGCAATAGAACGCGTAGATGGTGTTAATGTAGCCGAAATCACTGCCAAATGTAAAAAGCTTGGTGGCTCAGTTGCCGGTGAATCTCTGGAAGAACGTTTAAAGGCCCTCACTCACAAAGCTGCTTTGATGGTATTCATGAAGGGAGATCGTAATGCGCCACGTTGTGGGTTTTCACGTAAATTGATCGAGATTCTTAATGAAACAGG TCTGCCCTACGAGACATTCGATATATTGAACGATGAAGAAGTTCGTCAAGGTTTGAAAACTTATTCCGATTGGCCTACATATCCTCAAATCTATGTAAAAGGAGAACTCATTGGTGGCCTGGATATAATTGTGGAGCTTAAATCAAGTAATGAGCTAGAGGCTGCGCTGAGGGGTTAA
- the LOC137251090 gene encoding abscission/NoCut checkpoint regulator isoform X2 → MSCFGCSKKYGLFTKEHGCPNCGYSYCIKCLKRPMPVPKHAGKQATEKVIDVEALPGTLVTKPKGRRNTPADNPLVAAAAALLEDDPPPDLGKVLAPINSTSTTAAAASNANSNTDNDEIEGNLDSVITKRLKDLKTNENRGIDDEIRTRLTNLNGMPQKDYSKKDILLSLDQRTDQQKVQDLLAQFLDEGQIDRQVENERIDSITDIERRLKALREQPIDDASGSSNLMAAANLRDNSPDTNTPSDNEDDETVLKAIMEKYLAESRLPAPPSDLETELTSDIPGPPGNLRADELEELPFCNICNEDAVCRCKGCEGELFCAQCWREVHDDDEEYRAHEKVVYSAPPKFKENHF, encoded by the exons ATGTCCTGCTTTGGGTGCAGCAAAAAGTATGGACTCTTCACAAAGGAG CATGGCTGTCCTAATTGTGGCTATTCCTACTGCATTAAGTGCCTCAAACGTCCAATGCCAGTGCCAAAGCACGCAGGGAAA CAAGCTACTGAGAAGGTGATTGATGTCGAAGCATTGCCGGGAACGTTGGTAACGAAACCAAAGGGAAGAAGAAATACGCCAGCAGATAATCCATTGGTGGCAGCAGCAGCGGCATTGCTTGA AGACGATCCACCACCAGATTTGGGTAAAGTTTTAGCGCCAATTAACAGTACTAGTACCACAGCTGCTGCAGCATCAAACGCAAATTCCAATACTGATAATGATGAAATTGAAGGCAATCTAGATAGTGTGATAACAAAACGTCTAAAAGATCTTAAAACAAATGAAAATCGTGGCATTGATGATGAAATACGCACACGTCTAACAAATTTGAATGGCATGCCACAAAAAGATTACTCCAAAAAGGATATATTACTGTCTTTAGATCAGCGCACGGACCAACAGAAAGTGCAAGATCTTTTAGCGCAATTCTTAGATGAAGGCCAAATTGATAGACAAGTAGAAAACGAGCGTATTGACTCGATCACGGATATTGAACGACGTTTGAAAGCGCTGAGAGAGCAACCAATTGATGATGCAAGTGGTAGCAGCAACTTAATGGCAGCAGCAAACCTTAGAGATAACTCACCAGATACTAATACACCAAGCGATAATGAAGATGATGAAACTGTGCTGAAGGCCATTATGGAAAAG TATTTGGCTGAATCACGCCTGCCAGCGCCACCCTCAGATTTAGAAACTGAATTGACCTCTGATATACCTGGTCCTCCAGGTAATTTACGTGCCGATGAACTTGAGGAGCTACCATTTTGTAATATTTGCAATGAAGATGCTGTCTGCCGTTGTAAAGGCTGTGAAGGTGAACTTTTTTGTGCTCAATGTTGGCGTGAGGTACACGATGATGATGAGGAGTATCGTGCGCATGAAAAGGTTGTATATTCTGCACCACCGAAATTTAAAGAGAACCATTTCTAG